One Odocoileus virginianus isolate 20LAN1187 ecotype Illinois chromosome 6, Ovbor_1.2, whole genome shotgun sequence DNA segment encodes these proteins:
- the LOC139035485 gene encoding olfactory receptor 4F3/4F16/4F29-like, with amino-acid sequence MYGANHSVVSEFVFLGITNSWEIQLLLSVFSSAFYMASMMGNSLIILTVSSDPHLHSPMYFLLANLSFIDMGVSSVCSPKMIYDLFRKDKVISFSGCITQIFFIHVIGAVEMVLLIAMAFDRYVAICKPLHYLTIMSPRMCVFFLVAAWMIGLIHSMVQLAFVVNLPFCGPNVLDSFYCDLPRLIKLACIDTYQLEFMVTANSGFISVGSFFILIISYIVIILTVQKHSSGSSSKALSTLSAHITVVVLFFGPLIFFYVWPFPSTHLDKFLAFFDAVLTPFLNPVIYTFRNQEVKMAMRRVCKQLVNNKRSLD; translated from the coding sequence ATGTATGGAGCAAATCACTCTGTGGTGTCAGAGTTTGTATTCCTGggaatcaccaactcctgggaaaTACAGCTTCTCCTCTCTGTGTTCTCCTCCGCATTTTACATGGCAAGCATGATGGGAAACTCCCTCATTATTCTCACTGTGTCTTCTGACCCTCACTTACACTCTCCCATGTACTTTCTATTGGCCAACCTCTCCTTCATTGACATGGGAGTTTCTTCTGTCTGCTCCCCCAAGATGATCTATGACCTTTTCAGAAAGGATAAAGTCATCTCCTTTAGTGGCTGCATTACTCAAATCTTCTTCATTCATGTCATCGGTGCTGTGGAGATGGTGCTGCTCATCGCCATGGCCTTTGACAGATATGTTGCCATATGTAAGCCTCTCCACTATCTGACCATCATGAGCCCAagaatgtgtgttttctttttagtggctgcCTGGATGATTGGCCTTATCCACTCCATGGTTCAACTGGCTTTTGTTGTGAACTTACCCTTCTGTGGCCCTAATGTGTTGGACAGCTTTTACTGTGACCTTCCTCGGTTGATCAAACTTGCCTGCATAGACACCTACCAGCTAGAATTCATGGTCACAGCCAACAGTGGATTCATCTCTGTTGGCTCCTTCTTCATTCTGATCATTTCCTATATTGTCATCATTCTCACTGTTCAGAAACACTCTTCAGGTAGTTCATCCAAGGCTCTATCCACTCTTTCAGCTCACATCACTGTAGTAGTCTTGTTCTTTGGTCCTTTGATATTTTTCTATGTGTGGCCATTTCCCTCCACACATCTGGATAAGTTTCTGGCATTCTTTGATGCAGTTCTTACTCCTTTCCTGAATCCTGTTATTTACACATTCAGAAATCAAGAAGTGAAGATGGCAATGAGGAGGGTATGCAAACAGCTAGTAAATAACAAGAGATCTCTTGACTAA